Genomic segment of Leuconostoc mesenteroides subsp. mesenteroides:
AAACTAGCGATATTGTCAGCCACATCCTTTAAGTTAGCATAGGTTATATTAGTTGTTGACGTACCATCAGCGTTTTTAGTGATAACAGTTGTTTTTGAATTTAGATTTTTTGAAACACTGTCATCTAGTTTTTCAACAGAAGGAGTTGGTTGTTTCTGGCTAGACGTATCATTTGTATCAGTTACTTTCGCATTATCTGTAGTAGTTTCAACCAACTGATTGTTATTACTATCTTTATTTATTTCCCCTACTGAAGTAGTTGATGTTGTATCTGAACTATTTTTACTCTGAGCTTTTGTTGATTCATCGTTCTGACTATCAGTATTACCAATAAATTCAGCCGCACTATTTGATGATACTATTGCCTTAGAATTACTATCATCAGTCTTTGTTGAATCTTTAGTTGTAGCAGTAATAACATTCGCATTACTAGTACTTACTTTGTTGTCATCTGATTCCGTAGAGGAAATACTTGATTCGGTTGCGCCAGATGTTGTAGTCGGATTTTCGGTAGTTGTGCTGTTCGTAGTATCAGCACTAACAATATTGGGTGCTATCACGACTGCAGCTGCAACTGCAGCTCCGGCTACCCATAGTTTTCCAGCCTTATATAACTTTTTTCTCATATGAAATCTCCACTTTATAGTACTTATAATATACCTTTTGTTAAGTATAAACGCTTATCATTTCAATAGTATTACATTCTTTTGTTAAGCGCATATCATATATAAAAAAAGACGTTGAATACGCCTTTTTTTGTTTAATCTATACAATTTTATTTAGCAACGGAATTTTATGAATAATTAATACAAGGACAGTTGATACTAACCATACAATGATTGGCAAAATGAACATGTGTTTTAGTGAGCTGTCCACAATATGTAACTTTCTCTCAGCAAAGTAAATGAAGAATTCATGAATGACATACACACCAAGTGATGTACTGGCTATTTTTTGCAAAGCAAGCTGCATTTTAGGACTCGGTTGATATGTCACCAAATGACTTTTAACAAATTCAAATACACCAATGGAAAAGATAAATCCAAATAATCCCCAAATATCATAGACGCCACGTGCAAATTGATCTCTTTTGATGGAAAGATAAATTGTTAACATTATCATGATAACTACTGATGCCAAAGTAGACACATATAATATATTTTTTTGCCATTTTTGTAAAACTGTATTTTTCAAATACCAACCAGCCACGAAGAAACCGATACCACCAGCAGCACCTATTTGTATGCCATGTAGAAAAAAATTATCTGTTTGTAAACGAACTTCATAGTAGTAACTCAACAGATTGACAAAGATCATATTTACTGCCAATAAATATAGAGCTGGTATTTTATCAGCTTTATTCGTAATTTTAGCTAACAGCGGTGCACTAATATAGAATCCAATGACAAAATAAAAGAACCAAAATATTGGCTGAATACTATTGTGCATAACTGCATCAATAAATTGACCAATATGATAATCAGTTGGTTGATGAAGTATAAATGGATTCAAGATGTACCACACCAATGACCAAAAAATGAATGGCAAAAATACCTTAGTCATTCTTTTTTTAAAAAAAGTTACTGTATCATATCGTTCATGATAATCTAACAAATGGGCACCAGACATCATAAAAAAGATTGGCACTGCCCAAATAAAGGCAACTTGAAGTATTACCGCTATAATCCAACGCGGATCACTAGTTTGATTTGAAAAAGCATATTCTGAAGTATGAAGGAAAACAACTGCTATCGTAGCAAGTATTGTCAGAATGTCCATGTAATAATAACGCTTCATATTAATTCACTCTCAATATTTTCTAATTTTTTGCAATAAAAAAGGCTTTCGCCCCCATGTATTAGCGCATGTAATATGTGCCATTATCACCAAAGTAATAGTCTTGACCATCAATTTTTTGATGTCCTTGAACAGCACGACCTGTGCTATCTGTCCAGTATGTGTAACCCCATGCGTATCGCCACCCTTCATTTTGACGAACACCGTTCACAAACCAATAGTAAGTACCCATATAATAGCGGAACCCAGTGTATGGTTTCCCATTTTCAAACCAATTATAGCCACCATTGGCAGTTGATTGTGCTGGTGAGTACAAGTATCCACTAGCCATCCCCTTCAAATTGTAGGTACCATTTGTACCAAAGTCATAGGCTTGACCATCAATAATTTGAATGCCCTGTAGTGCGCGACCAGTATTATCAGTATAATATTTCATCCCCCAAGCTTCACGCCAACCACTATTCTGACGAACACCATTGATAAACCAATAATAAGTGCCCATATAATAGCGGAACCCAGTGTATGGTTTCCCATTTTCAAACCAGTTATAACCACCATTGGCAGTTGATTGTGCTGGTGAATAAATATATCCGCTGGCTATTTTCCCATTTTGATAGAAAATACCATTATTGTAACCATTGGTGTTAACCGAAATTAAATTTTGATAATCTATCGAAACGTCAAATGTTCCTTTTATTCCAGGAAAACTAGTATTGCTGTTCCATTGCCACATTCCATATGACTGATTCCATAAGGAACTAGCACTTGGTTGATATGGATATTGTGCTATCCATACACGATTATTGCCTAT
This window contains:
- a CDS encoding acyltransferase family protein, which translates into the protein MKRYYYMDILTILATIAVVFLHTSEYAFSNQTSDPRWIIAVILQVAFIWAVPIFFMMSGAHLLDYHERYDTVTFFKKRMTKVFLPFIFWSLVWYILNPFILHQPTDYHIGQFIDAVMHNSIQPIFWFFYFVIGFYISAPLLAKITNKADKIPALYLLAVNMIFVNLLSYYYEVRLQTDNFFLHGIQIGAAGGIGFFVAGWYLKNTVLQKWQKNILYVSTLASVVIMIMLTIYLSIKRDQFARGVYDIWGLFGFIFSIGVFEFVKSHLVTYQPSPKMQLALQKIASTSLGVYVIHEFFIYFAERKLHIVDSSLKHMFILPIIVWLVSTVLVLIIHKIPLLNKIV
- a CDS encoding 1,4-beta-N-acetylmuramidase, which gives rise to MNKITFWSSIAAMSIAASLVAVGQARADDGVPAITAGTSGLPRMDVVDVSSNNGTISVADYKKMQDYGVKAVIVKLSEADSYRNPYAKSQITNAKEAGLQVGAYHYSWYASKKNAQDEAKYFTSYAASLELPKDTLMVDDLEESYTKSSSVTENAAAFNEQVKAAGYTNTSTYTYVSYVNETNLNFSFIGNNRVWIAQYPYQPSASSLWNQSYGMWQWNSNTSFPGIKGTFDVSIDYQNLISVNTNGYNNGIFYQNGKIASGYIYSPAQSTANGGYNWFENGKPYTGFRYYMGTYYWFINGVRQNSGWREAWGMKYYTDNTGRALQGIQIIDGQAYDFGTNGTYNLKGMASGYLYSPAQSTANGGYNWFENGKPYTGFRYYMGTYYWFVNGVRQNEGWRYAWGYTYWTDSTGRAVQGHQKIDGQDYYFGDNGTYYMR